TAAAGTCAAGATTAGAATGTATGGAAAAAGACGGTTAGGTGAAGATATAAGCAAGTATTTATCACACCAGCCTTACCTATTCTTTTGTAAAACGATCAATAAAGAAAGGTGACATCATGGATAAAAAAATATATTACGTCGCGTTTCACTCTGGAGAATCCCCAGCTGAAATTCGCGAAACCAAAGATGAGAACGATGCATTTTATGATTTTGAGATTGAAGCTACAACAGATGAACGAAATGAACTAGAAATTCTCTTTGAAAGAACTGCCAAAGAAGACTTCGACGGTCTAATCAAAACCCACGTTCCCTTCTTAGTCGCCGACTCTGCCTCACAAGAAGACAAAGAATATGATTACGCTCTGCAGGATTTATATCAAAAGATCTATGATCTCGGAACGACAACAACAAAAAAGAAATTGAAAGAATTAGGGATTCCAAAGCAGTAATTATAATTATTGCATCTCCCCCCAATATGATAACAAAGCCAGTTAGAGCAACCGGCCCTAACTGGCTTTTTCTAATTCATTTCCTGAATTCGTACCTTGATTTCTTCTTTAGGTAAGATTGCTTGCGTAAAATGAGCTGACCCCACCACTGCACGATCATGATGAGCTTCTATTCGACATATCACTTGACGCTTTTTTACCTCTACCGCTTCTGCGACAAACGTAACTTCTTTTCCTATTGGAGCTGGGGCATGGTGTACAACTTGGATTTTAGCTCCGATCCCTTCCTCATGCTCTTCTAAATAAGGGAGAATAATTTCCCGCCCCACCCACTCCATATAGTAGACCATTGTCACAGTGGAAAGAGCTGGGTGCACTTTCACCCCTCCAAAAGAGGCCACCATCTCTTCCTTGACGGTAATGGTTTTCTCTTTCCGTATACCGGGAATCAAACCTGGTTTCAACCCGTTCCCTCCTTTTTACACACCAAACGGATTAAGCGGTTTTGGCCCAATAAAAGAGAGAACACTTTTCGTTTCTGAATAAAGGTCCAGGGACTCAATCGCCAGTTCACGCCCGAAGCCTGACTGTTTATACCCACCAAAAGGCAATCCTGGCATAGCAGAGAAAGGCGTATTGATCATTACTACCCCTGCTTTCAGCTTCTCTGTCACCCGATGTGCACGGGAGAAATCTTGCGTCCACACCGCCGCTGCTAACCCAAATTCTGTTTCATTGGCTAATTGGATCGCTTCTTGTTCCTCTTTAAACTTCATGATCATCACAACCGGTCCGAATATCTCTTCTTGGGCTGCCTTCATCTGATTATGACAGTCTACGATGACCGTCGGCTCATACCAATGCCCCTCTTGAAAATCCGTACCCTCAGGGCGCTTACCCCCACACAACACACGTGCTCCTTCCGCTATCGCAGATTGGACATAGGAATCAATCGTATCGCACTGTGCCGCGGAAATTATAGCGCCAATCTGGGTCGTTTTCTGTAATGGGTTACCCAGCCTCAATTTTTTCGTCTTCTCCACAAACCGCTCAATAAATGAATCATAAATAGACTCGTGCACAAATAGCCGAGAACGTGCTTCGCACGATTGTCCAGTATTATAAAAGATCCCAAAAAGAGAACCATCGACTGCTCCTTCTAAATCCGCATCAGCGAACACAAGATTAGGAGATTTTCCACCCAATTCTAACGTAATCCGCTTTAAAGTAGCAGAAGCATTTTTCATAATATCTTTACCTGTGTTGGTCTCACCTGTGAAAGCAACTTTATCTACACCTGGATGTTCTGTCAGATAAGCCCCGATATCAGCGCCGCTTCCTGTTACCACATTTATCACACCACTAGGCACCCCCGCCTCGTGGCAAATATCAGCTAATACATAAGCTGTAATAGGAGTAAGACTAGCTGGTTTCAAAACGATAGTACATCCCGCTGCTAATGCAGGGGCTACTTTCCACGCCGCCATCATCAATGGATAGTTCCATGGAATAATTTGAGCACACACCCCTACTGGTTCTTTCTTTGTGTAGTGGAAGAATCCATTAGGAACTGGCTTTGTCTGACCTGACAAAGTGGTACATGCACCCGCATACAGCTCAAAATCTTCTATTGCTTGATGTACTTGCCCCTGCGCCGCCGATAATGACTTGCCGCTATTTAATACCTCTAGCTCACATAATTCCTCAAAGCGCTCCCTCATGATACCCGCGATTCGATTTAAAATCTGAGCTCTGCGCGAGGCTGGCCACTTTGCCCACTTTCCCTTTTCCAACGCCAACCTTGCAGCTTTCACAGCTTGGTCTACATCTTCACGATTTGCTTTTGCAATTTGTGCCAACGGCTTCCCTGTGGCGGGATTATAGGTTGGGAAAGTCTCCTCTGAGGAACTTTGTACATATTCACCATTAATAAACAATGGGTACATCTCTTTTACAATAGAGCTTTTTAACATCTTATACCTCTCCTTTTCCCTTTAGAAATTTATCACTTATCCCCACATCTACTCTATTCGCTCAATCAGAGTAGCAATCCCTTGACCAACACCAATACACATCGTAACTAAGCCATAACGACCCTGTCGACGTTCCAACTCATGTACGAGCGTTGTTACCAACCGTGCTCCACTAGCCCCTAAAGGATGCCCCAATGCGATGGCCCCGCCATTCACATTTACCTTGTTCGGATCCCATTCCATCACTTTCATCACTGCCAGCGTCTGTGCCGCAAATGCTTCATTACATTCAATTAAATCAATCTGCTCACTAGAAATCCCAGTTCGGTGCAAAAGTTTTTTGGTCGCATAAACGGGTCCCATCCCCATATAATCGGGATCAGTCCCCGCGACAGCAAAAGAGACAATTCGTGCTCGTGCTCTGAGCCCTAATGAATCTGCTCGCTTTCGTTCCATTATGATAAGAGCGGCTGCCCCATCGTTAATTCCTGAAGAGTTACCTGCGGTCACGGTTCCAGTGCTAGTAAAGGCCGGTTTTAGTTTCGCCAATGCCTCCCTATCTGTGTACGGACGTATATGCTCATCTTTTTGAAATAAAACGTGATCTTTGTTTTTGCCGATAACAGTGATCGGAGCAACCTCAGTAGAAAAACGCCCCTCTTCCCACGCCTCGGTTGCACGCTTCTGGCTCTGAAGAGCAAATTCATCTTGTTCTTCTCTCGTAATATCAAATTTTTTGGCTACATTTTCGGCCGTCTCCCCCATAGCGAGTGGAGGATACATTGCTGCCAATCTTCGGTTAACAAAACGCCAACCTAAGGTCGTATCTACCATCATCTGTTCTCCACGCACAAACGGTTCTTCCGGCTTAAGCATCACCAAGGGCGCGCGCGTCATGCTTTCCACTCCCCCTGCAACAAATGCGTCGCCACACCCCATATGCAAAGTCGATACAGCCTGATTTACTGCTTCCAAACCAGAACCACAAAGGCGATTAACGGTTACTCCCGCTACTTCTTGAGGAAAACCTGCCAATAATAATGACATACGTGCCACATTACGATTATCCTCACCTGCCTGATTGGTGCAACCAAAAAACACATCTTCCACTTGCTCCAGGGGCAGTGTAGGATTTCGTTCGATTAAAGCCCGCAGTACATGGGCAGCCATATCATCTGGACGCACCTCTCGCAGACTCCCACGAAAACGTCCAATCGGTGTCCGAACAGCATCCACAATGACCGCTTCACGCATGTGCATCACTCTCTTCGTAAGTATAAAACCCTCTTCCTACTGCTACCCCCGTCCGTCCAGCATAAACCATTCTCCGCAAGAGCGGGGTGGGCCGGTACCGATCATCTCCCAGCTCTTCTACTAAGCCAGTCAACACCCAAATTACTTGATCAATTCCCACCCGATCAGCCCAGGATAAGGGACCCGTTGGGAGATTCATTCCTAAACAGAGCGCGCGGTCAATATCTTCCCTCGATGCAATCCCTTCATTGAGAACGAGGGCAGCCTCATTAACCAGTAAAGCCAGTGTACGCGGAAATACTAATCCCGGTTCATCACCCACTACTTCCACATGCATGCCCATTCGTTCCCAGAATACTCTTCCTTTCTCCCATCCTTCTTCTTCAGCCTGCATAGGTCGGCTTACTTCCATTATCTTTTTTTCCGCCATCAACAGAGGGGAAAAACCATAGATCCGTTGAGGATGTTTCAACCATGACGCAATCCGCGTAGCTGAAACATGCAAAGCAGAAGAGAAAATAGGAACCGAAGGATCAATCCACTCTTCAACACGCCGTAATACGGTTTCCTTCTCTTCTATTGCTCCACTGCGCACATCAACAACTGCTGAGAATCTCCTCTCCCGCAGTGGTTCCCCTTCTATCACTACCTGCCAATCCCTCTCATTTAAGAAAGCATACATTTCTTCTAAAAGTGGACCTTCTCCGATCAGCCATACTCTATCCCTCATACGAATAATGCCCCCTTCCGCTCTTCCTTCCTAACTGTCCACCTTCAACCAGCAACCGCTGAGAATAGTGAGGACGATAGCGGGCATCATAGTAAAATTGTTCAAAGATAGAGAGTGAAGCGGCATAATTTACATCTATGCCTATCAAATCTTGCAATGCAAACGGACCCATCGCAAAACCATTATCTGTAAGCAGTTGATCCACTTGTTCTTTACTAGCGATACGCTCACCGACCAAACGGTACGCTTCTGTATGAAACGAACGTGCCAGCCGGTTCACCAAAAATCCAGGTGAGTCTTCAACAATAACTGGCTCTTTTCCAATCAACTTCACCCACGACAATACCTGCTCTACTTCCTTTTGACCACTCTTCATTCCACGAATAACCTCTACTAAAGGCAAAACGGGAGCTGGATTAAAGAAGTGTAACCCTAATACACGATGTGAAAAGGTTGTCATCCCCGCTATCTCCGTGATGGAAAAGGAGGATGTATTTGTTGCCAGGATCGTATTATCACCCACATACGACTCTAAGACTGCGAATAACTCTCGTTTTACATCCAAATCTTCGATAACGGCCTCAATCACCAACTCAATCTCCTTCAATTGGGACAATTGAGGAATCAGTTGAATTCGGGTAAGCCATTCATCCCGTTCACTATCACTCATCTTTCCTTTCTCCACTCGCTTAGCAAACCGCTGTGAGAGCTGCTCCAATGCCCTCTTTCCTTTTTCTTCATCCACATCGTATAGTTGAACCGTGCAACCTGCGCGCACGAAACACTCCACAATACCTGCTCCCATAGTACCTGCACCGATTACCGCTATGCGAGGAAAAATCACACTAGATCCTCTTCGGTCACTACTTCTCCCACCATCATCGTAACCAGTTTCCCTGCAAATCCCATCACGTCCTTCGCCGCACTTCTCCCTTCTTTAGAGCCCATAGCAGCATCCAAGCTACTTCGATCAGAAAAATATAAATCTGCCTGCAAATAGTAAGGAGCATTATCTCCCATCGGCGTGCCCGTAAAACGTGTCACTTCAATCTTCTTTAAGCCTGGCATTTTTTTTGCTAGTGGGGCATGAACATGAAAATAATGCTCATCAAACGTAGAGGTATCTTCCGGTTGCTTGTAAATAGCTACGAGCTTATGCATTGATCATTCTCCTTTAAACATTGGTTTTTACGAACTTCTTTCTTGATTCTCACCCTGCTTTCCATACATATGAAAGCGCATACATTTTTTCGCACCATGATTCTATACTGGTTTCATCGCTTCAAATGGTTGTCTGCAATTTTTACAGTAATACAGAGAGCGGCAAGCGGCTGAACCAAATAGATTTTCTACCTCACCTTCTTCCTTTCCACAGTACGGACATGCTGGAATGGAAGGAGGAGCATGCTCTTTCAGTGTGCTTTGTGCGGGTGCAATTCCAAAGCTTTTTAATTTTTCTTTCCCGACAGGTAAAATACGATCATTTGTCCAAATCGGTGTGCGCAAAAAAGTGACGACTACTTCCTCTACATTCGCTAAAGCCAGGAGACGTTCCTTCACATTTTTCTTGATCATTTCAATTGCAGGACATCCGACGAAAGTAGGGATGAGGAATACATTAACCCGACAACCGTCAACTTCCACCTCCTGCACCATCCCCAGTTCCACAACGCTTACAGTTGGAATTTCGGGATCTTTCACTTCTTGTAGCTCCAACCATATCTCCTGCTCACTCACTATCACTTTTATCACTCCTAGCTCAGTGCTCTTCGTCTTACCAGAGAGCAGTAGCATCTACACGCAGCACCTCCGTCATCGTAGCTAACAAACTTGTTAATGCAGGTGTATGTTGTCCCACTCGTCCCGCTATCGCCTGTTGTGGAAGTTCCCCTGGCCAGGGTAGCTGTACTTCTGCAAAAAGTGCACGCATCTTCATTTCCCACTTCTCTTGTATGTGCACAGAAGATAACGGCATAATTCCCCAATCACATAATTGCTCTTCTTTCTCCCCTAAGGAAAACAAGCCACTTACATCGGGCCAGATGTCAGAGATTGCTCTTTCCATCCGTTGTCGTGCTTCCCCTCCCGCTTGCAACAGTCGAGTAAACCAAAGTGTGAAGTGAAGCAGGTGATAATGCTCCTCCCTACGAATTTTCTCCACCGCTTGTGCCAACGGAGCATAACTACTTCGTTCCAGCGCCTCGAGTCGAATGTCATCAAACATATCGTAGAAAAAATGACGTACAATCGTATGTGCCCAATCCCCATTATCTCGCTCTACCAACACTGCATTTCGCCATGCGTTTGGTGTTCTCATAAATGCGAGGGCATCTGGTTCTGGTTCTCCCCACTCATGAAGTAGCTCATAGTAACATAACGCATGTCCCACTTCATCTTGCGAAATCGAAGCAAACGCGACATCTCCCTCCAGATCAGGTGCTTTCCCCAGCCACTCTGAAGCGCGATGTCCGATACACAGCTCATCATCTGCCAGTTGATAGAGAAGATCCCGTACCGCCGAGCGATAGACGGGGTGTTCGGATCTCTGTTCATCTATCATTATCAAACGGATCCCTCCTCTACCGCTTCGCTTTTAGTCACCCTCTGCTCTTCCTTCTCTACGGGTAACGGATGTTCACGATAGGTACGCCATAAACGACCATTTTCCGTATAACCCTTCACTTCCCGATAACTCCGATCCATCGAACGTGTAAAAAATCGCTCCCCTGGGGCATGATGAATTACCGCTTGTCGCACCACCCATAAGCTGATTGCCTCATCCCGACGTAAAAAGTTTTCGCGTGCAACCTGGAGTGCAAACTCCGCTGAAGGCGCTTTTACACTCCCCACATGCATGTGCATATCCTTATGTGTTTTCTGAACAAAAACTTCATAGATTTCATATTCCCCTTGCTGTCCTTGTTGACTCACTTTACTCCCCTCCTTACCTTATCCGCTTCGATGTGCAGATGCGTACATCATCGCTTCACGTACCCACCGCTGCCCTTCATGCGCTTCTTTTCGTAAAACAATTCGTTCTGACGACATGGGCCCCTTATTTTTTACTACCATCTCTTGGTGCCACTTCCAATCCGGATCCGTGTACATCCAACACTGTTTCTCCTCATCATAATGGAGGTGTGGATCTGGAATTCTAAGTCCGATAGACTTCATTCGAGGCACATATTTATCAAAAAATTGCTGTCGTAATTCTTCATTCGTCTTCGTACGGATACGGTAATCTATCATTCTCTGCGCTGCTTGTGTTACCTCGCGCGGACCGAAAAAAAACAGCAATGGTTCCCACCATCGATCAACGGCTTCCTGTAACATTTTGCGCTGCTCTTTTGTCCCTCCTGCTAGCGCTAACACAATATTTTCACCGTGCTGCATATGAAAGCTCTCTTCTGCACAAATTCGCTTTAATACACGTGCATATGGGGCATACGAGGTATCTAGTAGAGCGGTCTGGTTAATAATAGCTGCACCATCGACCAGCCATCCAATTACACCCACATCTGCCCACGAGTACGTTTTCATATGGAAAACATTATGAAACTTCACTTTTCCCAGATATATATCCGCTATTAACTGTTCCCGTGACACACCCAAGGGAGCCGCTAAATCCTCCACTACTCGTAAAAGCAATTGACCATGTCCCATCTCATCCTGCACCTTGGCCATCAATGCTAGTTTTCTCCTTAACGTAGGTGCTTTTGGCACCCACTCTTTCTCGGGATACACACCCATAATCTCACTTACACCATGCATATGAATCAACTTGATGAGCAATTTACGGTACTCTTCTGGCATCCAATCTGTCGCCTCTATCTTGTCACCACTTTGCAGCCGCTCCATAAAACGAACCGTATGTTCACCCTCCTGTCTTTCACTCACGTCTATCCCCCCTTTTTCTTTGTTGCTAGACCCTCCAGCAAAATGTCCGCATATCGGTCGGCAATTTTTCTCGGCGGCAATTCCCCATCAGGGCGATACCACTCATACATCCAGTTAGCCACTGAGAGAAGTAAAAGCCGAATAAATTTTTCGTCTTCTTGTCGAAACTCCCCGGTCTCCATCCCTGACACAATAATCTGTGACCAACAAACTTCATACTCATCTCTCTTCGCTTGAATTTTTTCTCTCCGCTCAAACGAAAGCGCTTTCCATTCATGAAAAAATACGGTCGCCGCTTCTAAATGATCGGCTACCACTTGTGCATGCGCAGCTAAGGCACGACGCAATTTCTCCTCTGCTGTACCCGCTTCTGTCACAATGGGGGTAATTGCTGTTAAAAAAGCATCTGCACCACGACAACTAATCTCATATAATAAATCTTCTTTTGATTGGATATGAGCATATAAGCTTCCTGACAACAACCCTGCTTGTTCGGCAATATCTCGGATCGTTGTGGCTGCATATCCTTGTGAATGAAATAAGCGGCTCGCCACTTCAATAATCTCTTCACGCCTTTGACTTCGTCCCATCAGATTTTCTCCACTTCTTCTCAATACAAGCGCTTGCTTGTTTTTAGAATATAACAATTAGTTCGTATTGTCAATCATCATTAGGTACCTCCACCTTATTCATTTTCATAAATATGACTTTTACTATTTTCCTTCTATGCTCTCTTCAGTACAATAGTAAAGGTATGTATGAAAAAGGAACCTATCACCTGACATTCAGCTTTAAACACCACTACTCTAACAAACGGAGGCTCTTACATGATTGGATTAAACCGCCGCTCTCTTTCACTAAAACCACACCCCACCTCTTCAAATCCATTGTTTAATTATGCCTCCAAACTTTTATCTGATGGGCTCATCCTTGCAGGAATCACAGGACTAGGTTACTTCTCCGCCTATCTTAGTGACCTTGCCTACAAGAGTTATTTTGGAATTCCCTCTATGTTTATTGACATCGGAATAAATACCGTTATCCTCTCGATCTCCATTCTCGTCATTTGTTTTCTCATTCTCATCATTGCGATCGACAGTCCATTTATGCAAAAGTATGGACGCCATCTCTTTCCCTTCCTGCTTATCACTGCGATCGGCATCCTATTGGCTACCAAAATGAATTTTACTTTCTCTTGGGCTAAGTTTCCATTCATCCTAGGGGTTTATCTCACTTACTTATTCGCAGCATGGTTCCTTTTCATGCTCGTCTATTCTCGTCGCCTCAAAGCAGCCATGATCACATTCGCACTTATCGTGGTTTCTATCTCATATTCCAGCGGCTCAATCATCGCACAAAATCAACAGGAGTATTTAGTTACTCTCTCTCCATCTCCCCATGTGGTAATCGCTTACTATGGAGATTCACTCATCCTAGCCCCGATCAACTTAGATAGTGGTGAAATCTCCAACTCCTATAAATTTATCGATCAGAAAGCTGCCTTTGATGAAGCATTATCATTTACATCGATGGAAGTGGGCCCACTCACAATTGAAAGATAAAGTAGTACAACAATAAGCCACCTCGTCATCAGACCAGGTGGCTTATCAACAAGCTGTCTATCCAATAAAGCGAATCGTGAGTGGATAGCGGTACTCTTTACCCTCGTTTGCTTTAATCGAGGCTATAATCATAAATACCAACGCCCCCACGTAAAGAACAGCAGCCAGTACAAACCCAATCAAAATCACCATCAAGATAATGGATACGATCATATATACCGTGATAGTGATTTGAAAATTAAGCGACTCTTTTCCCTGCTGATCAATGAAATTAGAATCATCTTTTTTGATGAGCCAGATTATAAGAGGTCCTAATACATTGCCAAAAGGAATAAGAAAATATCCAATCAAGGCACTCAAATGACACCACATCGCCCAAGCGCGCTCCTCTTTTTCAGAGAGAGTTTGACTCAATTTCCACTCCTCCTCGCTCCACCAACTAACTTTAGCTGGTTGATCCCCTTATCTTTACGCTCAATCTCGATCATTCATACACGCTTTTACTCCGTTTTATTACTTTTTCCTTACCAATCAAACAAACTGCCTTTCATTACAGCAAGTGATTCCCTCGTCTTATGAAAGCCCATCCATAACACTTCTGAATGAACCGCCGCCGGCTTCGCCGTAACATCCGCTTTATGAGCATACTTGAGTGCACGATAAATATGATAATCATGGGTGACCAGATAAGCTGTGTGATGTCCTTTCTCCTTCATCAAAGTACGGGCATGACGTAAGTTTTCTTCTGTGCTTCTTGCCTGTTCCTCAAGTAGAAGTGCCCCTACCGGAACCCCCTCTTCGACCAAATATTGCTTCATTCCTTCCGCCTCCGAGATGCCATCATCTCCTACTCCTCCCGAGAGAAGTAACACATCCACGCGCTTCTCTTTATAAAGTTGAAGCGCCATCTGAAGCCGCTCTTCCAATGCAGGACTTGGCTTTCCCTCCCACAATGCCGCCCCTAGAACAATGGCTACATCTCTTTTTTCTGTCGGCATCGCTGTCTCATCATGGGCAGAGACTAAATTCCACACATACACAAAGCCACCTAAACCGATTAGTAGGGGAATCCCCAATACCACAGCCCATCTTTTTTTCTTCACCATATCCCCTTTCCTTTCTCCCCTCTTTTTCTATCGTAGGAAACGAATAGTCAGCGGATAACGATACTCCTCGCCTTTTTTTGCTTGCACAGTGGCTAAAACTGTACAGATTATTCCCCACACATATAAGATAGGCAAAATAATAAAACCTATGAGAATAAAACATAATAGAGAAGCAACTAACACGTAGATTAAAAAGCTAATCTGAAAGTTTATGGATTCCTTTCCGTTGTAGTCAATAAATGAAGACTCCTCTTTCTTCCACAGCCAAACCACCAATGGCGCAATAATCGTCCCTAGAGGGACTACTGTCAAATAGGCTATGAGTGCACTAAGATGACAAATCATCCCCCATGTGCGTTCCTCTTTTGTTGTCGTCATTCTACTCTCCCCCTCTTTTTTTCTTCACAATCCTCTATATTGCTAGGCGTTTTATTCATTCTATACGGTAATACTATTATTGACCAGGCGCAATCCCCTTTTCATTGTAAATATGTATGATAAACCACCTTAGGTTGGTCTTGTTGAAAGAGTAGTCATCCCGTCGCTACTATGATATAATTTCCCTTTGGATGCAAATGATTTCGGGATACAACGATCTCTTCACACGGTGAAGAGATGTGATTAATGATAAAAGGGAGGTGGGTGCGCCACAGGTGCGTACCTACATTACATGAAACCAACTGATATCCGTAACATAGCTATTATCGCTCACGTTGACCACGGTAAAACCACTCTCGTTGATGCGATGCTCAAACAGAGCCGAATTTTTCGTGATAACCAACATGTAGATGATCGCGTCATGGATTCCAACGACTTGGAACGTGAACGTGGGATCACCATTTTGTCAAAAAACACAGCTATCACCTATCAAGATATTAAGATCAATATTATTGATACCCCAGGACACGCTGATTTCGGTGGTGAAGTAGAGCGCGTCATGAATATGGTAGACGGTGTACTTCTTCTGGTCGACTCAGTAGAAGGCCCCATGCCACAAACCAAGTTTGTGCTTCGACAAGCTCTTTCACGTGGTCACAAAGTAATCGTGGTCGTCAATAAAATCGATCGCGCCAACGCACGTCCAGATTATGTGATCAATACCACTTTTGACCTATTTGTCGATTTGGGAGCAACAGAGGAACAAGCTGAATTCCCAGTCATCTATACAAGTGCACTTGCTGGTATTGCTGGAAAAGAACCCGAAGAGCTCACAGAAAACCTGGAGCCTCTTTTTGAAGAAATCGTTGAGTACTTGCCTCACCCTAATGTTTCATTAGATGAGCCAACACAGATGCAAGCCACTCTGATGGGCTTTGATGACTATAAAGGTAAAATCGTCATTGGTCGTCTAAACAGCGGACGCATTCAAAAAAATCAACCCCTGATTCATATTACAGAAGATGGTTCTCATCTACCTGTAAAAGCAGCACAGGTGTTTACTCATCAAGGGCTGAACCGTGTGGAAGTAGAGGAAGCCACTTGCGGAGATATTATCGCATTGACAGGATTAGGCGATGTAGGCATTGGGGATACCATCGCAGATGCAGACAACCCACGTGCGTTGCCTCGTATTAAAGTGGAAGAACCTACTTTGCGTGTCACTTTTGGTATTAACACCAGTCCTTTCGCTGGACGTGAAGGTAAATTTGTCACCTCCCGTAAACTGCGCGAACGCCTCTACTTGGAATCTGAACGCGATGTGGCTCTAAAGGTGGCAGAAACGGATTCCGCGGAAACATTTTATGTCTCCGGTCGTGGTGAACTTCATCTCGGTATCTTAATTGAAAACATGCGCCGAGAAGGCTTCGAATTTGAAGTGAGCAAGCCTGAAGTGATTCTGAAAAAGATCGAAGACAAGTGGCATGAACCCTTCGAAAGTGTTGAGGTAGAGGTGAGTGAAGCTTACCAAGGCGCCGTAGTTGAATTGCTCGGACAACGTAAAGGGCAGATGCAAGATATGCAACTGCGCGATAATGGTCTCATTCACTACACTTTCCTCGTCCCAACTCGTGGATTGATCGGGTTCCGGCAACAATTCCTCACTGCTACCCGTGGTGAAGGATTAATCAATACTCTATTTGCTGGTTACCAACCCTTTACAGGGGATATCCAAACCCGTAGCCATGGGTCACTCGTAGCTTGGGAGCCTGGTGAAACAAACAACTATGGTTTACATGCCGCTCAAGAGCGAGGGCAGCTTTTCATCCCTTCTGGAACACCCGTCTACGAAGGCATGGTGGTCGGACAACATATTCGCGAGGGCGACTTGGAGGTTAACGTTTGTAAGAAAAAGCAATTAACCAACTTCCGTGCCTCCGGCTCCGATGACTCCCTTCGTTTGGAACCACCAAAAGACTTATCACTAGATGATGCACTCGAATACCTAGCCGAAGACGAATTATTGGAAGTTACTCCGGAATCTTTCCGTATTCGTAAACGCGTCCTGGCTAAAAACGAACGCCGTCGTTTAGCTAAACAAGGCGGTCGCCGAGAATAAAACCTCTTTTATAAAAACACCCTTGAAACCAGATGGTTTCAAGGGTGTTTATTTTTTTGGTTTCTCTTTTTTCACCATGCGATAATCGGCTACTTCATACCCACAGGTACGGTATAATTTAACAGCTGCTAGATTATTACTCGTAACAAACACTTGGCGGTGAGATATCCCTTGTTCATCAAACCACGCCTC
This sequence is a window from Mechercharimyces sp. CAU 1602. Protein-coding genes within it:
- a CDS encoding thioesterase family protein, producing MKPGLIPGIRKEKTITVKEEMVASFGGVKVHPALSTVTMVYYMEWVGREIILPYLEEHEEGIGAKIQVVHHAPAPIGKEVTFVAEAVEVKKRQVICRIEAHHDRAVVGSAHFTQAILPKEEIKVRIQEMN
- a CDS encoding aldehyde dehydrogenase; translated protein: MLKSSIVKEMYPLFINGEYVQSSSEETFPTYNPATGKPLAQIAKANREDVDQAVKAARLALEKGKWAKWPASRRAQILNRIAGIMRERFEELCELEVLNSGKSLSAAQGQVHQAIEDFELYAGACTTLSGQTKPVPNGFFHYTKKEPVGVCAQIIPWNYPLMMAAWKVAPALAAGCTIVLKPASLTPITAYVLADICHEAGVPSGVINVVTGSGADIGAYLTEHPGVDKVAFTGETNTGKDIMKNASATLKRITLELGGKSPNLVFADADLEGAVDGSLFGIFYNTGQSCEARSRLFVHESIYDSFIERFVEKTKKLRLGNPLQKTTQIGAIISAAQCDTIDSYVQSAIAEGARVLCGGKRPEGTDFQEGHWYEPTVIVDCHNQMKAAQEEIFGPVVMIMKFKEEQEAIQLANETEFGLAAAVWTQDFSRAHRVTEKLKAGVVMINTPFSAMPGLPFGGYKQSGFGRELAIESLDLYSETKSVLSFIGPKPLNPFGV
- a CDS encoding thiolase family protein, which translates into the protein MREAVIVDAVRTPIGRFRGSLREVRPDDMAAHVLRALIERNPTLPLEQVEDVFFGCTNQAGEDNRNVARMSLLLAGFPQEVAGVTVNRLCGSGLEAVNQAVSTLHMGCGDAFVAGGVESMTRAPLVMLKPEEPFVRGEQMMVDTTLGWRFVNRRLAAMYPPLAMGETAENVAKKFDITREEQDEFALQSQKRATEAWEEGRFSTEVAPITVIGKNKDHVLFQKDEHIRPYTDREALAKLKPAFTSTGTVTAGNSSGINDGAAALIIMERKRADSLGLRARARIVSFAVAGTDPDYMGMGPVYATKKLLHRTGISSEQIDLIECNEAFAAQTLAVMKVMEWDPNKVNVNGGAIALGHPLGASGARLVTTLVHELERRQGRYGLVTMCIGVGQGIATLIERIE
- a CDS encoding 3-hydroxyacyl-CoA dehydrogenase family protein, giving the protein MRDRVWLIGEGPLLEEMYAFLNERDWQVVIEGEPLRERRFSAVVDVRSGAIEEKETVLRRVEEWIDPSVPIFSSALHVSATRIASWLKHPQRIYGFSPLLMAEKKIMEVSRPMQAEEEGWEKGRVFWERMGMHVEVVGDEPGLVFPRTLALLVNEAALVLNEGIASREDIDRALCLGMNLPTGPLSWADRVGIDQVIWVLTGLVEELGDDRYRPTPLLRRMVYAGRTGVAVGRGFYTYEESDAHA
- a CDS encoding 3-hydroxyacyl-CoA dehydrogenase family protein: MIFPRIAVIGAGTMGAGIVECFVRAGCTVQLYDVDEEKGKRALEQLSQRFAKRVEKGKMSDSERDEWLTRIQLIPQLSQLKEIELVIEAVIEDLDVKRELFAVLESYVGDNTILATNTSSFSITEIAGMTTFSHRVLGLHFFNPAPVLPLVEVIRGMKSGQKEVEQVLSWVKLIGKEPVIVEDSPGFLVNRLARSFHTEAYRLVGERIASKEQVDQLLTDNGFAMGPFALQDLIGIDVNYAASLSIFEQFYYDARYRPHYSQRLLVEGGQLGRKSGRGHYSYEG
- a CDS encoding EthD family reductase, whose product is MHKLVAIYKQPEDTSTFDEHYFHVHAPLAKKMPGLKKIEVTRFTGTPMGDNAPYYLQADLYFSDRSSLDAAMGSKEGRSAAKDVMGFAGKLVTMMVGEVVTEEDLV
- the paaD gene encoding 1,2-phenylacetyl-CoA epoxidase subunit PaaD; the protein is MLLLSGKTKSTELGVIKVIVSEQEIWLELQEVKDPEIPTVSVVELGMVQEVEVDGCRVNVFLIPTFVGCPAIEMIKKNVKERLLALANVEEVVVTFLRTPIWTNDRILPVGKEKLKSFGIAPAQSTLKEHAPPSIPACPYCGKEEGEVENLFGSAACRSLYYCKNCRQPFEAMKPV